A window of the Halopseudomonas phragmitis genome harbors these coding sequences:
- a CDS encoding acetate kinase — MTTRLVLVINCGSSSIKFALRKEGDSQPLLSGLAEQLDTPGANLSWQAGNEKHTEALSGQDHQSALASLLPVIGRFAGQPISAVGHRVVHGGEHFTGASLIDEQVMAAIEANAPLAPLHNPANLIGIRAARKVFQDIPQVAIFDTAFHQSMPPHAYRYALPDDLYAVHGVRRYGFHGTSHQYVTNQASRLTGQRPGQGAWLSAHLGNGCSSCAVFNGKSLDTSMGLTPLEGLVMGTRSGDVDPNLHAHLARTLGWDLPRIERLLNRESGLLGLSGLSNDMRQLEQARANGHSGAKLAIEVFCYRLARSLAGLAVALPHLDGLVFTGGIGENSPLIRALTLNHLGILGLSLDPDANSSLPRGLAGKIHAPGSPQILVIPTDEERQIAEESLVLLDHSHAKD; from the coding sequence ATGACGACACGTTTGGTACTGGTCATCAACTGTGGCAGTTCCTCGATCAAATTCGCCCTGCGCAAGGAAGGCGACAGCCAACCGCTGCTGAGCGGCCTGGCCGAACAACTGGACACTCCCGGCGCCAACCTGAGCTGGCAGGCCGGCAATGAAAAGCATACCGAAGCCCTCAGCGGCCAGGATCACCAAAGCGCTCTGGCCAGCCTGTTGCCGGTGATCGGCCGGTTTGCCGGGCAACCGATCAGCGCAGTAGGTCATCGGGTGGTACATGGCGGCGAGCACTTCACCGGCGCCAGCCTGATCGATGAGCAAGTCATGGCTGCTATCGAAGCCAATGCCCCGCTGGCGCCTCTGCACAACCCGGCCAACCTGATCGGTATCCGCGCCGCCCGCAAGGTGTTTCAGGACATACCTCAGGTAGCCATTTTCGACACTGCCTTTCACCAGAGCATGCCGCCACACGCCTACCGCTACGCGCTGCCGGATGATCTGTATGCCGTGCATGGGGTTCGTCGCTACGGCTTCCATGGCACCAGCCACCAGTACGTCACCAATCAGGCCAGCCGCCTGACGGGCCAGCGTCCGGGCCAGGGCGCCTGGCTCAGCGCCCACCTGGGCAACGGCTGCTCAAGTTGTGCGGTATTCAACGGCAAGAGCCTGGATACCAGCATGGGGCTGACCCCGCTGGAAGGCCTGGTAATGGGCACCCGCAGCGGTGATGTCGACCCCAATCTGCATGCGCACCTGGCTCGCACCCTGGGCTGGGATCTGCCACGGATCGAGCGGCTGCTCAACCGCGAAAGCGGACTATTGGGGCTCTCAGGTCTGTCCAACGATATGCGCCAACTGGAGCAGGCCCGAGCCAACGGCCACAGCGGCGCGAAACTGGCCATCGAGGTGTTCTGTTACCGCTTGGCCCGCTCGCTGGCTGGCCTGGCCGTGGCTCTGCCACATCTTGACGGGCTGGTCTTTACCGGCGGCATCGGCGAAAACTCGCCCCTGATCCGCGCCCTGACTCTCAATCATCTGGGCATTCTCGGCCTGAGCCTGGACCCGGATGCCAACAGCAGCCTGCCCCGCGGCCTGGCTGGCAAGATTCACGCACCGGGGTCGCCACAGATCCTGGTGATCCCTACCGACGAAGAACGCCAGATTGCCGAAGAAAGCCTGGTGCTGCTCGATCACTCGCATGCCAAGGACTGA
- the pta gene encoding phosphate acetyltransferase, with amino-acid sequence MHTFFIAPTGFGVGLTSISLGLIRALERTGLKVHFLKPIAQPHPGDAGPERSSELISRTLGLQPPTPLPLPEVEHRLANGELDEVLEDIVSRYRQAAEGADVVVIEGMVPTRQASYAARINVHLARSLDAEIILVSAPDGDDMASLADRIEIHAQTFGGPRNPKVLGVIVNKVRDLAPGDTEPADRGELKRTLKEFALALKQESKVLDTDDFRLIGCIPWQDELNAPRTSDIAELLGARVLHEGDIDSRRVMEIALCARTVPNILNRLKPGTLIVTPGDRDDIIIASGLASLAGTPLAGLLLTGGIIPDQGVIEFCRPALGSGLPVLSVASNSFDTATQLDRMNREIPIDDQERAGKVTDYVASHIDQAWLQRRCGSPRELRLSPPAFRYELVRRAQQAAKRIVLPEGDEPRTVQAAAICQRRGIAQCILLAKPESVEAVAKAQHITLPEGLQIIDPDSVRERYVEPMVELRKGRGLNAPMALQQLEDNVVLGTMMLALDEVDGLVSGAIHTTANTIRPAFQLIKTAPGYNLVSSIFFMLLPEQVLVYGDCAVNPDPNAEELAEIAIQSARSAESFGIPARVAMISYSTGSSGTGVDVEKVREATRLAREREPGLLIDGPLQYDAAAIASVGRQKAPDSPVAGQATVFVFPDLNTGNTTYKAVQRSANVVSVGPMLQGLRKPVNDLSRGALVDDIVYTIALTAIQADKNN; translated from the coding sequence ATGCATACCTTTTTCATTGCCCCGACCGGCTTCGGCGTAGGCCTTACTTCCATCAGCCTGGGCCTGATCCGGGCGCTGGAGCGCACCGGCCTCAAGGTTCACTTTCTCAAGCCGATTGCCCAACCCCATCCCGGTGACGCAGGGCCCGAGCGCTCGAGCGAACTGATCAGCCGCACTCTGGGCCTGCAACCACCAACCCCGCTACCGCTGCCTGAAGTCGAGCACCGGCTGGCCAACGGCGAACTCGACGAAGTGCTGGAAGACATCGTCAGCCGTTACAGACAGGCCGCCGAGGGCGCCGACGTGGTGGTGATCGAAGGCATGGTGCCGACCCGGCAGGCCAGCTATGCCGCACGGATCAACGTCCACCTGGCACGCAGCCTGGACGCTGAAATCATTCTGGTCAGCGCTCCGGACGGCGATGATATGGCCAGCCTGGCCGACCGCATCGAGATCCACGCCCAGACCTTTGGCGGCCCGCGTAACCCCAAGGTGCTTGGAGTGATCGTCAACAAGGTCCGCGACCTGGCACCCGGCGACACTGAACCTGCCGACCGGGGCGAACTCAAGCGCACTCTCAAGGAGTTCGCTCTGGCCCTGAAGCAGGAGTCCAAGGTTCTGGACACCGATGACTTCCGGCTGATCGGCTGCATTCCCTGGCAGGACGAACTGAACGCACCCCGCACCTCGGATATTGCCGAACTGCTCGGCGCCCGAGTGCTGCATGAGGGTGACATAGATAGTCGCCGGGTCATGGAAATCGCCTTGTGTGCCCGCACCGTCCCCAACATCCTCAACCGGCTCAAACCCGGCACGCTGATCGTCACCCCCGGCGACCGCGATGACATCATCATTGCCAGCGGCCTGGCCTCATTGGCCGGCACCCCGCTGGCCGGCCTGCTGCTGACGGGCGGCATCATTCCGGATCAGGGCGTGATCGAATTCTGCCGCCCAGCGCTGGGCAGCGGCCTGCCGGTGCTGAGCGTGGCCAGCAACAGTTTCGATACCGCCACCCAGCTGGACCGGATGAACCGGGAAATACCGATCGACGATCAGGAACGGGCCGGGAAAGTCACCGACTACGTGGCTTCGCACATTGACCAGGCCTGGCTGCAACGCCGCTGTGGCAGCCCGCGGGAACTGCGCCTGTCACCTCCTGCGTTCCGTTATGAACTGGTGCGCCGGGCGCAGCAGGCGGCCAAGCGTATCGTGCTACCCGAAGGCGACGAGCCACGCACGGTCCAGGCTGCGGCTATCTGTCAGCGCCGCGGCATCGCCCAGTGCATTCTGCTGGCCAAACCCGAATCGGTCGAAGCGGTGGCCAAGGCCCAGCACATCACCCTGCCCGAAGGCCTGCAAATCATTGATCCGGACAGCGTGCGCGAACGCTACGTCGAGCCCATGGTCGAGTTACGCAAAGGGCGCGGCCTGAACGCACCCATGGCCCTGCAGCAACTGGAAGACAATGTGGTACTGGGCACCATGATGCTGGCTCTGGACGAAGTCGATGGCCTGGTTTCCGGCGCCATCCATACCACCGCCAACACCATCCGCCCGGCCTTCCAACTGATCAAGACCGCGCCCGGCTATAACCTGGTGTCGTCGATCTTCTTCATGCTGCTGCCCGAACAGGTGCTGGTCTATGGTGACTGTGCGGTCAACCCCGACCCTAATGCCGAGGAACTGGCCGAGATCGCCATCCAGAGCGCCCGTTCGGCCGAATCCTTCGGCATTCCCGCACGGGTGGCGATGATCAGCTACTCGACCGGCAGCTCCGGTACCGGGGTCGATGTGGAGAAAGTTCGTGAGGCCACCCGCCTGGCCCGTGAGCGCGAACCGGGACTTTTGATCGATGGCCCACTCCAGTATGATGCCGCCGCCATTGCCAGTGTCGGTCGGCAAAAGGCTCCGGACAGCCCGGTGGCCGGTCAGGCCACTGTATTCGTGTTCCCGGACCTGAACACTGGCAACACCACCTACAAGGCGGTGCAACGCAGCGCCAACGTGGTCAGCGTCGGCCCGATGCTGCAGGGCCTGCGCAAACCGGTCAACGACCTGTCGCGTGGGGCACTGGTGGACGATATCGTCTATACCATTGCCCTGACGGCAATCCAGGCCGACAAAAACAACTGA
- a CDS encoding TetR/AcrR family transcriptional regulator, translated as MNAIQDKRARILAAGTEVMLRKGYNGTGVQEITQGAGVPKGSFYHYFESKEDFAIQALHYYYTPRLERFASALQSEDASPRERVLRFYRDLVGYFANQEQPTHQCFIGSLCHEKADESQPIGYAASAILKRSGELLAECLEQARQCGELNPEQDCVALASFIGAAWEGALLRMKIDRQIAPLRVFIAQLERLLQP; from the coding sequence ATGAACGCTATCCAAGACAAACGCGCCAGGATTCTTGCCGCCGGCACTGAAGTAATGTTGCGCAAGGGCTACAACGGTACCGGGGTGCAGGAAATCACTCAGGGGGCCGGGGTGCCCAAGGGCTCTTTCTATCATTACTTCGAGAGCAAGGAAGATTTCGCTATCCAGGCCTTGCACTATTACTACACCCCCCGCCTGGAGCGTTTTGCCAGCGCCTTGCAGAGTGAGGATGCCTCGCCGCGCGAGCGGGTTCTGCGCTTTTACCGTGACCTGGTGGGCTATTTCGCCAACCAGGAGCAGCCAACCCACCAGTGTTTCATCGGCAGCCTGTGTCACGAAAAGGCCGATGAAAGTCAGCCGATTGGTTATGCCGCCAGTGCCATTCTCAAGCGCTCGGGTGAACTGCTGGCCGAGTGTCTGGAGCAGGCCCGTCAGTGCGGTGAGCTGAACCCGGAGCAGGATTGCGTGGCCCTGGCCAGCTTTATTGGTGCAGCCTGGGAGGGCGCGCTGCTGCGGATGAAGATCGATCGTCAAATTGCCCCGCTGCGGGTTTTCATTGCCCAACTGGAACGCCTGCTGCAACCCTGA
- the trxB gene encoding thioredoxin-disulfide reductase: MSDVRYSRLIILGSGPAGYSAAVYAARANLKPVLITGMQMGGQLTTTTEVDNWPGDVEGLQGPDLMERMRQHAERFETEILFDHINKVDLTKRPFSLWGDSGEYQCDALIIATGASARYLGLPSEEAFMGKGVSACATCDGFFYRNQEVAVVGGGNTAVEEALYLANIAKKVTLVHRRDSFRAEKILVDKLMARVAEGKIELKLNATLDEVLGDDMGVTGMRIAHNAGGTEDIALAGVFIAIGHTPNTSLFEGQLEMNDGYLKIKSGTEGNATATNIPGVFAAGDVADHVYRQAITSAGAGCMAALDAERFLDEQ; encoded by the coding sequence ATGTCCGATGTTCGTTATTCCCGGCTGATCATTCTGGGGTCAGGCCCTGCCGGTTACAGTGCTGCGGTCTATGCTGCCCGCGCCAACCTCAAGCCAGTGCTGATCACCGGCATGCAGATGGGCGGTCAGCTCACCACCACCACCGAGGTGGATAACTGGCCGGGTGACGTCGAAGGTCTGCAGGGACCGGATCTGATGGAGCGTATGCGCCAGCACGCCGAGCGTTTCGAGACTGAGATCCTCTTTGACCACATCAACAAGGTTGATCTGACCAAGCGGCCGTTCAGTCTCTGGGGTGACAGTGGTGAATACCAGTGCGACGCGCTGATCATTGCCACCGGCGCCTCGGCGCGCTACCTGGGTTTGCCCTCGGAAGAAGCGTTCATGGGCAAGGGGGTTTCAGCCTGCGCCACCTGTGACGGGTTCTTCTACCGCAATCAGGAAGTGGCTGTGGTCGGGGGTGGCAACACCGCGGTGGAAGAGGCGCTGTATCTGGCCAATATTGCCAAGAAGGTCACCCTGGTGCATCGCCGTGACAGCTTCCGGGCTGAGAAAATTCTGGTCGACAAGCTGATGGCGCGGGTCGCTGAGGGCAAGATTGAGCTCAAGCTCAATGCCACGCTGGATGAAGTGCTGGGTGATGATATGGGCGTGACCGGTATGCGCATCGCTCATAATGCCGGCGGCACCGAGGATATCGCCCTGGCAGGGGTGTTCATTGCCATTGGCCACACGCCGAACACCAGTCTGTTCGAAGGTCAGCTGGAGATGAATGACGGCTACCTGAAGATCAAGAGCGGCACCGAGGGCAACGCCACCGCGACCAATATCCCTGGGGTGTTTGCTGCCGGTGACGTGGCCGATCACGTGTACCGTCAGGCGATCACTTCGGCCGGTGCCGGTTGCATGGCGGCGCTGGATGCCGAGCGGTTCCTCGACGAGCAGTAA
- a CDS encoding NADH:flavin oxidoreductase, whose amino-acid sequence MSADVRPLFEPITLGPLSLGNRIVMAPMTRNFSPDGVPTEDVVRYYQRRAESGVGLIITEGTTIGHKAANGYPHVPAIHGEAALAGWKKVVDAVHAVGGKIAPQLWHVGNVRRLGTEPDGDVPGYGPMEKRKDGKLIVHGMTQQDIDEVVQAFAQAARDAKAIGFDAVEIHGAHGYLVDQFFWEGCNQRDDAYGGSLEKRGRFAVEVIRAVREAVGPDFPVIFRFSQWKQQDYTARLAPTPELLEQFLKPLSEAGVDIFHCSQRRFWEPEFEGSNLNLAGWTRKITGKPCITVGSVGLDSEFLEYMVKTDKVAQTANIDDLLVRLAADEFDLVAVGRALIVDPAWADKVREGRFADILPFSRDALKTLA is encoded by the coding sequence ATGTCCGCTGATGTCCGTCCCTTGTTTGAACCCATTACCCTAGGGCCCTTAAGCCTCGGCAACCGCATTGTCATGGCGCCGATGACCCGCAATTTCTCCCCTGACGGTGTTCCGACCGAGGACGTGGTGCGTTACTACCAGCGTCGCGCCGAGTCAGGCGTTGGTCTGATCATTACTGAAGGCACCACGATTGGTCACAAGGCCGCCAACGGTTACCCGCATGTCCCGGCCATTCATGGTGAAGCGGCCCTGGCTGGCTGGAAGAAGGTGGTCGATGCAGTGCATGCGGTCGGCGGCAAGATCGCTCCGCAGCTGTGGCATGTTGGCAATGTTCGGCGCCTGGGCACCGAGCCGGATGGCGATGTGCCCGGCTACGGCCCGATGGAAAAGCGCAAGGATGGCAAGCTGATCGTCCATGGCATGACTCAGCAGGATATCGATGAGGTGGTCCAGGCTTTCGCCCAGGCCGCGCGTGATGCCAAGGCCATCGGTTTCGATGCGGTGGAAATCCATGGTGCGCACGGTTACCTGGTCGACCAGTTCTTCTGGGAAGGCTGCAACCAGCGTGATGACGCCTATGGCGGCAGCCTGGAGAAGCGCGGTCGTTTCGCTGTAGAGGTGATTCGTGCGGTGCGTGAGGCGGTTGGGCCGGACTTCCCGGTGATTTTCCGGTTCTCGCAGTGGAAGCAGCAGGACTACACCGCGCGTCTGGCTCCGACTCCGGAGCTGCTGGAGCAGTTCCTCAAGCCGTTGAGTGAGGCCGGCGTGGATATTTTCCACTGCTCACAGCGACGTTTCTGGGAGCCGGAGTTCGAGGGCTCGAACCTGAATCTGGCAGGCTGGACCCGCAAGATCACCGGCAAACCCTGTATCACTGTTGGCAGTGTTGGCCTGGACAGCGAGTTCCTGGAATACATGGTCAAGACCGACAAGGTGGCTCAGACCGCCAATATCGATGATCTGCTGGTTCGCCTGGCGGCTGACGAGTTTGATCTGGTGGCGGTTGGCCGGGCCCTGATTGTCGATCCGGCCTGGGCTGACAAGGTCCGTGAAGGGCGTTTCGCCGATATCCTGCCGTTCAGTCGCGACGCGCTGAAAACCCTCGCCTGA
- the cysZ gene encoding sulfate transporter CysZ, with product MAESLPFLRGPDYLKEGWRTILQPGLRRFFIIPLLLNLALFIALIGFGIRQFNLWMTRLMPQLPDWLSFVEWLLWPLFALVVLLVLFFSFSMIANLIASPFYGFLAEKVAEQERGLVSPPTSYRDIALVVPRSLGRELRKIAYYLPRLIALLLLTLIPVINLIASPLLLAFGIWMMAVQYIDYQADNDQVSFIDMLRWMRGQRLLSLGFGLPVYIGMLIPLVNLLVMPAAVAGSTLLWVRERNTRP from the coding sequence ATGGCCGAATCCCTTCCCTTCCTGCGTGGCCCGGACTACCTCAAGGAAGGCTGGCGCACTATTCTGCAACCTGGTCTGCGGCGCTTTTTTATCATCCCGCTGCTGCTCAACCTGGCCCTGTTCATCGCCCTGATCGGCTTTGGCATCCGCCAGTTCAATCTGTGGATGACCCGGCTGATGCCGCAACTGCCTGACTGGCTGAGTTTCGTCGAGTGGCTGCTATGGCCGCTGTTCGCCCTGGTAGTTCTGCTGGTGCTGTTTTTCAGCTTCAGCATGATCGCCAACCTGATCGCCTCACCGTTCTATGGCTTTCTGGCGGAAAAGGTTGCCGAACAGGAACGCGGACTGGTCAGCCCCCCCACCAGCTACCGCGACATCGCCCTGGTAGTGCCCCGCAGCCTGGGCCGGGAGCTGCGCAAGATCGCCTACTATCTGCCACGCCTGATCGCCCTGTTGCTGCTGACCCTGATCCCGGTGATCAATCTGATCGCCTCCCCGCTATTGCTGGCCTTCGGAATCTGGATGATGGCCGTGCAATATATCGACTACCAGGCCGACAATGATCAGGTCAGCTTCATCGACATGCTGCGCTGGATGCGCGGCCAGCGCCTGCTGTCGCTGGGCTTCGGCCTGCCAGTCTACATCGGCATGCTGATTCCGCTGGTCAATCTGCTGGTAATGCCGGCGGCCGTGGCCGGCTCCACCCTGCTCTGGGTCCGTGAACGAAACACCAGGCCTTAG
- a CDS encoding FKBP-type peptidyl-prolyl cis-trans isomerase, translating into MQIAANKAVSIDYTLTNDAGEVLDSSAGGAPLVYLHGAGNIIPGLEKALDGKQAGDELKVSVEPEEAYGEFSAELVAVLGRHMFEGVDELEVGMQFHASGPDGSMQIVTITALEGDEVTVDGNHPLAGQRLTFEVKVVSVRDASDDEIAHGHIHGEGGVHH; encoded by the coding sequence ATGCAGATTGCCGCCAACAAGGCCGTATCGATTGACTACACCCTGACCAACGATGCTGGCGAAGTTCTGGATTCTTCCGCAGGCGGTGCTCCGCTAGTTTACCTGCACGGCGCAGGCAACATCATTCCGGGCCTGGAAAAGGCGCTGGACGGCAAGCAAGCCGGTGATGAACTGAAGGTGTCGGTCGAGCCGGAAGAAGCCTATGGCGAGTTCAGCGCTGAGCTGGTAGCGGTCCTGGGCCGCCACATGTTCGAAGGCGTTGATGAGCTGGAAGTCGGCATGCAGTTCCATGCCTCCGGCCCGGACGGCAGCATGCAGATCGTTACCATCACTGCGCTGGAAGGCGACGAAGTCACCGTTGATGGCAACCATCCGCTGGCTGGCCAGCGTCTGACCTTCGAAGTCAAGGTTGTCAGCGTGCGTGATGCCAGTGACGATGAGATTGCTCATGGTCATATTCATGGTGAAGGTGGTGTTCACCACTGA
- the queA gene encoding tRNA preQ1(34) S-adenosylmethionine ribosyltransferase-isomerase QueA, with the protein MRVSDFHFDLPDQLIARHPLPERRASRLLCLDGPSGELAHRRFVDLLDLLQPGDLLVFNNTRVIPARLFGHKETGGQLEILVERLLDSRRVLAHVRSSKSPKPGSRILIEGGAQALMQARHEALFELAFDEDVLPLLERVGHMPLPPYIDRPDETADRERYQTVYAEKAGAVAAPTAGLHFDRELLAAIAAKGVESAQVTLHVGAGTFQPVRVERIEDHHMHSEWLEVSDAVVAAVEACKARGGRVVAVGTTSVRSLETAAQSGQLKPFSGDTDIFLYPGKPFHVVDALVTNFHLPESTLLMLVSAFAGYPQTMAAYQAAVAQEYRFFSYGDAMFITRNPAPLGPEDVS; encoded by the coding sequence ATGCGTGTCAGTGACTTTCATTTCGATTTGCCCGATCAACTGATCGCCCGGCACCCGCTGCCCGAGCGGCGGGCCAGCCGTTTGCTGTGTCTGGACGGCCCCAGTGGGGAGTTGGCGCATCGCCGGTTTGTCGATCTGCTGGATCTGCTGCAACCAGGTGATCTGCTGGTGTTCAATAACACTCGAGTGATTCCGGCGCGGCTGTTCGGCCACAAGGAGACCGGCGGTCAGTTGGAGATTCTGGTTGAGCGGCTGCTCGACAGCCGTCGGGTGCTGGCCCATGTGCGCTCAAGCAAATCGCCCAAGCCGGGCAGTCGCATTTTGATCGAGGGTGGGGCCCAGGCCTTGATGCAGGCGCGCCATGAAGCGCTGTTCGAGCTGGCGTTCGATGAGGACGTGTTGCCATTGCTGGAGCGGGTCGGGCACATGCCGTTGCCGCCCTATATCGACCGCCCGGATGAAACGGCTGACCGTGAGCGCTACCAGACCGTCTATGCCGAGAAGGCCGGTGCGGTGGCGGCGCCAACTGCCGGGCTGCATTTTGATCGCGAGCTGCTGGCGGCGATTGCAGCCAAAGGGGTGGAAAGTGCTCAGGTGACCCTGCACGTGGGTGCCGGGACTTTCCAGCCGGTAAGGGTCGAGCGCATTGAAGATCACCATATGCACAGCGAGTGGCTGGAGGTATCCGACGCGGTGGTTGCCGCAGTCGAGGCCTGCAAGGCTCGTGGTGGCAGGGTGGTTGCGGTAGGCACCACCAGCGTGCGTTCACTGGAAACCGCCGCGCAGAGTGGGCAGCTCAAGCCGTTCAGTGGTGACACCGACATTTTCCTATACCCCGGCAAGCCGTTCCATGTGGTTGATGCCTTGGTGACCAACTTCCACCTGCCGGAATCGACCCTGCTGATGCTGGTGTCAGCCTTTGCCGGTTATCCGCAGACCATGGCGGCCTATCAGGCGGCCGTGGCGCAGGAGTACCGTTTCTTCAGTTACGGGGATGCGATGTTCATTACCCGCAATCCGGCGCCGCTTGGCCCCGAGGATGTTTCATGA
- a CDS encoding acyltransferase: MLSFLPAPVRGVLAALLLVLNTLIHFSLLLPCALLKLLPIKSLQVLCTRVMIRIAESWICCNSAWMRLSGQTQWDIQGHEQLKYEGWYLVTSNHRSWVDILALQHTLNRRMPMLKFFLKQELIWVPIIGLCWWALDFPFMKRYSKAYLAKHPEKAGQDLETTRKACAKFKNTPVAVFNFLEGTRLTPAKHAEQQSPYRHLLKPKSGGVAFVLDAMGDKLRSLVDITIHYPDGSPSFWDLLCGRIRQVVMRCQIRPIPGEFLGQDYQNDAAFRERFQQWVNGLWEEKDALLAQLHSEYPPLAGRG; this comes from the coding sequence ATGCTGAGTTTTTTACCTGCACCGGTACGCGGGGTGCTGGCCGCCCTGCTGCTGGTGCTCAACACCCTGATTCACTTCTCCCTGCTGCTACCCTGCGCCCTGCTCAAACTGCTGCCCATCAAGTCCCTGCAGGTGCTGTGCACCCGGGTCATGATTCGCATCGCCGAGTCCTGGATATGCTGCAATAGCGCCTGGATGCGCCTGAGCGGTCAGACCCAGTGGGACATCCAGGGGCACGAACAACTCAAGTACGAAGGCTGGTATCTGGTCACTAGCAACCACCGGAGCTGGGTCGACATTCTGGCCCTGCAACACACCCTCAATCGGCGTATGCCAATGCTCAAGTTCTTCCTCAAACAGGAACTGATCTGGGTGCCAATCATTGGTCTGTGCTGGTGGGCCCTGGATTTCCCGTTCATGAAACGCTATTCCAAGGCTTATCTGGCCAAACACCCGGAAAAGGCCGGCCAAGACCTGGAGACCACCCGCAAGGCCTGCGCCAAATTCAAAAACACCCCAGTGGCGGTTTTCAACTTCCTGGAGGGCACCCGCCTGACCCCGGCCAAGCATGCCGAGCAGCAATCGCCCTACCGGCACCTGCTCAAGCCCAAGTCCGGCGGCGTGGCGTTCGTGCTCGACGCCATGGGCGACAAGTTGCGCTCACTGGTCGATATCACCATCCACTATCCAGACGGCAGCCCCAGCTTCTGGGATCTGCTCTGCGGACGTATCCGCCAGGTGGTGATGCGCTGCCAGATCCGCCCGATTCCTGGCGAATTCCTCGGCCAGGACTACCAGAACGACGCGGCATTTCGCGAGCGTTTCCAGCAGTGGGTCAACGGTCTGTGGGAAGAAAAGGATGCACTGCTGGCGCAGTTGCATAGTGAGTATCCGCCGCTGGCAGGGCGCGGATAA
- a CDS encoding glycosyltransferase family 4 protein yields MRPTHTPDHCFALVTETYAPQINGVANTLGRLCRGLLHRHHAVQLIRPAQAGEKPGLIDDGALHQHLVSGLPIPGYPELQWGLPANRYLSRLWQEQRPEAVYLATEGPLGWSALRTARRLRIPVISGFHTNFQQYSDHYGLGLMREPMMRYLRWFHNQTRLTLTASSTQQRELLRLGLHNLALLGRGVDCELFHPAHRDPALRHQWGAEPGDLVLLHVGRLAAEKNLGLLINSWNTLRREAEQRHQSLHLVVVGDGPQAPELRQQLPGAVFMGALTGQPLAAAYASADLFVFPSLTETFGNVVTEAMASGLAVNAFDTAAAHQHIRDRYSGCLAPIAHEQVFIDNLRWLIRDSEGRRSVRLHARHRACQLDWSAIVERFEGYLLQAAQPAADQTAAVGK; encoded by the coding sequence ATGAGACCGACCCACACCCCCGACCACTGCTTCGCGCTGGTCACCGAAACCTATGCCCCACAGATCAATGGTGTTGCCAACACCCTTGGCCGCCTGTGCCGGGGCCTGTTACATCGCCATCATGCGGTGCAGTTGATACGTCCGGCCCAGGCCGGGGAAAAGCCCGGCCTGATCGACGACGGCGCACTCCATCAACACCTGGTCTCGGGGCTGCCGATTCCTGGCTATCCGGAACTGCAATGGGGCCTGCCCGCCAATCGCTACCTATCCAGGCTGTGGCAGGAACAGCGCCCCGAAGCCGTATACCTGGCCACCGAGGGGCCGTTGGGCTGGTCCGCGCTACGCACCGCCCGGCGCCTCAGAATTCCGGTAATCAGCGGCTTTCACACCAACTTCCAGCAGTACAGCGACCATTACGGTCTGGGCCTGATGCGCGAACCGATGATGCGCTACCTGCGCTGGTTCCATAACCAGACCCGACTGACCCTGACCGCCAGCTCGACCCAGCAACGCGAGCTGTTGCGCCTGGGCCTGCACAACCTGGCCCTGCTCGGGCGAGGTGTCGACTGTGAACTGTTCCACCCGGCCCACCGCGACCCGGCCCTGCGCCACCAATGGGGCGCTGAGCCCGGCGACCTGGTACTGCTGCACGTCGGCCGACTGGCGGCAGAGAAGAACCTGGGCTTGCTGATCAATAGCTGGAACACCCTGCGGCGCGAGGCCGAGCAACGCCATCAGAGCCTGCACCTGGTGGTGGTCGGCGATGGGCCGCAAGCCCCGGAACTGCGCCAGCAGTTGCCCGGCGCAGTCTTCATGGGCGCGCTGACAGGCCAGCCGCTGGCCGCGGCCTATGCCAGCGCTGATCTGTTCGTGTTTCCCAGTCTGACCGAAACCTTTGGCAACGTGGTCACCGAAGCCATGGCCTCAGGCCTGGCAGTCAACGCCTTCGACACCGCCGCCGCCCATCAACACATCCGCGACCGTTACAGCGGTTGTCTGGCGCCAATCGCCCATGAGCAGGTATTTATCGACAACCTGCGCTGGCTGATCCGTGATAGCGAAGGCCGGCGCAGCGTGCGCCTGCACGCGCGCCACCGGGCCTGCCAGTTGGATTGGTCGGCCATCGTCGAACGGTTCGAGGGGTATTTGCTGCAGGCGGCACAACCGGCCGCCGATCAAACGGCGGCGGTTGGCAAATAG